One part of the Bradyrhizobium sp. CB1650 genome encodes these proteins:
- a CDS encoding NADH-quinone oxidoreductase subunit H → MTALRDLLSQGAQMGLVLLLAPLLTGFVRKVKARLLRRRGPPLIQPYRDLIRLMRKDVVLADNASWLFRVIPYLIFAGTWVAASLVPTFGNGLLFSWTADLIAIIALLGSARFFLALAGMDVGTAFGGIGSSREVMIASLAEPAILMTVFSVAMIAGSTQLSSVAEFMGSDAVGLRVSLGMAFVALTIVALAENARIPVDNPATHLELTMVHEAMVLEYSGRHLALIDLSSQLKLLLYVSLIACVFLPWGTATADASVAALAFGALRYIGKLAVLGFLLAVFETSIAKMRVFRIPEFLGAALMLALLATLLRFVSRSL, encoded by the coding sequence ATGACGGCGCTGCGCGACCTCCTCTCGCAGGGCGCCCAGATGGGGCTGGTGCTGCTGCTCGCGCCGCTGCTCACGGGCTTCGTGCGCAAGGTGAAGGCGCGGCTGCTGCGCCGGCGCGGGCCACCGCTGATTCAGCCCTATCGCGACCTGATTCGTCTGATGCGCAAGGACGTGGTGCTGGCGGACAACGCCTCCTGGCTGTTCCGCGTCATCCCTTATCTGATATTTGCAGGCACTTGGGTCGCCGCCTCACTGGTGCCCACCTTCGGCAACGGATTGCTGTTCTCCTGGACCGCGGACCTGATCGCGATCATCGCACTGCTCGGCAGCGCCCGCTTCTTCCTGGCGCTTGCCGGCATGGATGTCGGAACGGCCTTCGGCGGCATCGGTTCCAGCCGGGAGGTGATGATCGCCTCGCTCGCCGAGCCCGCGATCCTGATGACGGTATTCTCCGTCGCCATGATCGCAGGTTCGACCCAGCTCTCCAGCGTTGCCGAATTCATGGGATCGGACGCCGTCGGCTTGCGCGTGTCGCTCGGCATGGCGTTTGTCGCGCTCACCATCGTCGCACTGGCGGAGAATGCCCGCATCCCTGTCGACAATCCGGCCACTCATCTCGAGCTGACCATGGTGCATGAGGCCATGGTGCTGGAATATTCGGGGCGGCACCTTGCCCTGATTGACCTGTCGTCGCAACTCAAGCTCCTGCTCTATGTATCGCTGATCGCCTGCGTGTTCCTGCCTTGGGGCACGGCAACCGCAGACGCGAGCGTTGCGGCGCTGGCATTCGGGGCGCTGCGCTACATCGGCAAGCTGGCGGTCCTTGGTTTCCTGCTCGCGGTGTTCGAGACCTCGATCGCCAAGATGCGGGTATTCAGGATTCCCGAGTTCTTGGGCGCGGCGCTGATGCTGGCGCTGCTTGCCACGCTGTTGCGCTTCGTGTCGAGGAGCCTCTAG
- the nuoB gene encoding NADH-quinone oxidoreductase subunit NuoB: MRQTLLESLTHGSLTEPAPSPDDAALAELAKAVDRAAQAKLGRSLAIRQVDAGSCNGCELEIHALSNAFYDIERFGLRFVASPRHADVLLVTGPVTKNMRQALERTYNATPDPKWVVAVGGCAADGGLFRDSYACVGGVADVVPVDLHIKGCPPSPTDLLKGLLALLEHVGGKG; encoded by the coding sequence ATGCGCCAGACGCTGCTGGAAAGCCTCACTCACGGATCCCTGACGGAGCCTGCGCCCTCCCCGGATGACGCGGCGCTGGCGGAGCTTGCTAAGGCTGTCGATCGCGCCGCGCAGGCAAAGCTCGGGCGTTCGCTCGCGATCCGCCAGGTCGATGCCGGTTCGTGCAACGGCTGCGAGCTGGAGATCCACGCGCTGTCCAATGCATTCTACGATATCGAGCGCTTCGGCCTGCGCTTCGTCGCATCGCCACGCCACGCCGACGTGTTGCTGGTGACAGGGCCGGTCACCAAGAACATGAGGCAAGCGCTGGAGCGCACCTACAATGCCACGCCCGATCCAAAATGGGTTGTCGCAGTCGGCGGCTGCGCGGCCGACGGCGGCCTCTTCAGGGACAGCTACGCCTGCGTCGGCGGTGTCGCCGACGTCGTTCCCGTCGATCTGCATATCAAAGGCTGCCCGCCATCACCGACGGATTTGCTAAAGGGCCTGCTCGCGCTGCTGGAGCATGTCGGGGGAAAAGGGTGA
- the hyfB gene encoding hydrogenase 4 subunit B — protein MIPVALWLVAGLLALAPVGVALSSQALGSRILYAACLVVTGALCVTALIHLLDPAHPVLSATLPIGLPWLGAHFRLDALSAFFLIVINLGGAAASLFALGYGQHEVSPERVLPFFPAYLAGMNVVVLANDAFSFLVAWEFMSLTSWALVVSHHRDPENVRAGYVYLLMASFGTLALLLAFGLLASGVGYDFDAIRASHPSAAVAGLVVILALLGAGSKAGLVPLHAWLPLAHPAAPSHVSGLMSGVMTKVAVYGFVRIVFDFLPEPMWWWSMVVLLVGGPTATLGVLYALMQRDIKRVLAYSTIENIGIIFTGLGLALAFKTQGLDWVAALAFTAAMLHVFNHALFKSLLFFGAGAVLEATGERDMEKLGGLIHHMPKTAFAVLVGCVAISALPPFNGFVSEWLTFQAILLSPQLPSWGLKLIIPAVGGLLALAAAFAAACFVKLYGITFLGRPRSDVAASAHETDRFSLAAMVALAALCLVAGILPGLFIDALAPVSKSMVGNGMPHQTGLQWLTIVPIAESRSSYNGLLVFVFVTFCGTAAASAIHRLASDRLRRAPAWDCGYPDPNPLIQYTASSFSQPIRRVFGSLVFAAREVGEMPPPLSPAPARLTVALRDLIWDGLYAPIGKAVGLATLRINVLQFLTIRNYLTLVFVALIVLLLVVSL, from the coding sequence ATGATCCCGGTGGCGCTATGGTTGGTGGCGGGGCTGCTGGCGCTGGCGCCGGTTGGGGTCGCGCTATCGTCGCAAGCGCTGGGCTCACGCATCCTTTACGCCGCCTGCCTCGTCGTCACGGGGGCGCTATGTGTCACCGCGCTCATTCATCTCCTTGATCCCGCCCATCCGGTGTTGAGCGCGACGCTGCCGATCGGCCTGCCCTGGTTAGGGGCGCATTTCCGTCTTGATGCGCTGTCGGCCTTCTTCCTCATCGTGATCAATCTCGGCGGCGCCGCCGCAAGCCTGTTCGCGCTCGGCTATGGTCAGCATGAAGTCTCGCCGGAGCGCGTGCTGCCGTTCTTTCCGGCCTATCTCGCCGGCATGAACGTGGTCGTGCTGGCGAACGATGCCTTCAGCTTCCTGGTTGCCTGGGAATTCATGTCGCTGACCTCCTGGGCGCTGGTGGTGTCGCATCATCGCGATCCGGAAAACGTTCGCGCCGGTTACGTCTATTTGTTGATGGCAAGCTTCGGCACGCTGGCGCTGCTGCTCGCCTTCGGCCTGCTCGCGAGCGGCGTCGGTTACGATTTCGATGCGATCCGCGCCTCGCATCCCTCGGCGGCGGTGGCAGGATTGGTCGTGATCCTGGCGCTGCTGGGCGCGGGCTCCAAGGCCGGGCTGGTGCCGCTCCACGCCTGGCTGCCGCTCGCCCATCCTGCTGCTCCAAGCCACGTCTCCGGCCTGATGAGCGGCGTGATGACCAAGGTCGCCGTCTACGGCTTCGTGCGCATCGTCTTCGATTTCCTGCCGGAGCCGATGTGGTGGTGGAGCATGGTGGTGCTGCTGGTCGGCGGCCCGACCGCCACGCTCGGCGTGCTCTATGCGCTGATGCAGCGCGACATCAAGCGCGTACTCGCTTATTCGACCATCGAGAATATCGGAATCATATTCACCGGCCTCGGGCTGGCGCTCGCATTCAAGACGCAAGGCCTCGATTGGGTGGCGGCGCTCGCCTTCACCGCGGCGATGCTGCACGTCTTCAATCACGCACTGTTCAAAAGCTTGTTGTTCTTCGGCGCCGGCGCGGTGCTGGAGGCAACCGGCGAGCGCGACATGGAGAAGCTCGGCGGGCTGATCCATCACATGCCAAAGACGGCCTTTGCGGTTCTCGTCGGCTGTGTGGCGATCTCCGCGCTGCCGCCGTTCAACGGTTTTGTCTCGGAATGGCTGACGTTCCAGGCGATCCTGCTCTCACCGCAATTGCCGTCCTGGGGCCTGAAGCTGATCATCCCCGCCGTCGGCGGCTTGCTCGCACTCGCCGCCGCCTTCGCGGCGGCCTGCTTCGTAAAGCTCTATGGCATCACCTTCCTCGGCAGGCCGCGCTCGGACGTGGCGGCGTCAGCTCATGAGACCGATCGCTTCTCGCTCGCTGCAATGGTTGCACTCGCCGCTCTTTGCCTCGTAGCCGGCATCCTGCCCGGTCTCTTCATCGACGCGCTGGCGCCGGTGAGCAAGTCCATGGTCGGCAACGGCATGCCGCACCAGACCGGGCTCCAATGGCTGACGATCGTGCCGATCGCGGAAAGCCGCAGCTCGTACAACGGGCTCCTGGTGTTCGTGTTTGTCACGTTCTGCGGCACGGCGGCGGCGTCCGCGATTCATCGCCTCGCCTCCGACCGTTTGCGCCGCGCACCGGCCTGGGATTGCGGCTATCCCGACCCGAACCCGCTAATACAATACACCGCGTCGAGCTTCTCGCAGCCGATCCGCCGCGTGTTCGGCAGTCTCGTCTTCGCCGCGCGCGAGGTCGGCGAGATGCCGCCGCCCCTGTCGCCGGCTCCCGCACGTCTCACCGTTGCGTTGCGCGACCTGATCTGGGACGGCCTGTATGCGCCGATCGGCAAGGCGGTCGGCCTTGCCACCCTCCGCATCAACGTCCTGCAATTCCTCACCATCCGCAACTACCTGACTCTGGTCTTCGTGGCGCTGATCGTGCTGCTCCTGGTGGTCTCGCTATGA
- a CDS encoding helix-turn-helix transcriptional regulator, whose product MITAAQLRAARALLGIDQRELAQRCSLSLPTIQRMEASDGVVRGNVDSLMKLVEALAADGIELIGEGATSTGGGRGVRLKAPGGSGGSR is encoded by the coding sequence GTGATCACTGCCGCGCAGCTTCGTGCCGCCCGCGCCTTGCTGGGAATCGACCAGCGCGAACTGGCGCAGCGTTGTTCGCTGTCGCTGCCGACGATCCAGCGCATGGAGGCGTCCGACGGCGTCGTCCGCGGCAATGTCGATTCGCTCATGAAGCTCGTGGAGGCGTTGGCGGCCGACGGTATCGAACTGATCGGCGAGGGCGCGACATCGACCGGCGGCGGGCGCGGCGTGCGGCTGAAGGCGCCGGGTGGGAGCGGCGGATCCCGATGA
- a CDS encoding hydrogenase-4 component E, producing the protein MSSLQFDIAHLLAGCLVLASFMMLYQDRLYALLNVYALHAGVLALSVAWQAYVQGAPHLYVTALIALVFKAIIIPVALHRIIKRLGIHREIENVISVGLTMMAGIGLVALSMVVMLRVTPGADALAREDLAFALSVVLLGLLIMVTRRNAVSQVVGFMSLENGLVLAATGAKGMPLVVEISVAFSVLIAFIVIGIFLFRIRERFDSVDVETLDRFRGERR; encoded by the coding sequence ATGAGCAGCCTGCAATTCGACATCGCCCATCTGCTTGCAGGCTGCCTGGTGCTCGCGAGCTTCATGATGCTCTACCAGGACCGGCTCTATGCGCTGCTCAACGTCTATGCACTGCACGCCGGCGTGCTGGCGCTGTCGGTGGCCTGGCAAGCCTATGTGCAGGGAGCGCCGCATCTTTACGTCACGGCGCTGATCGCGCTGGTCTTCAAGGCCATCATCATACCGGTGGCCCTGCACCGAATCATCAAACGGCTCGGTATTCACCGCGAGATCGAGAATGTGATCAGCGTCGGGTTGACCATGATGGCCGGCATCGGTCTCGTCGCACTGTCGATGGTGGTGATGCTGCGCGTTACCCCCGGCGCTGATGCGCTGGCGCGCGAGGATCTTGCCTTTGCGCTCTCGGTGGTCCTGCTCGGACTCCTGATCATGGTCACACGGCGCAACGCCGTGAGCCAGGTTGTCGGCTTCATGTCGCTCGAGAACGGGCTGGTGCTCGCGGCGACCGGCGCCAAGGGTATGCCGCTGGTGGTCGAGATCAGCGTCGCCTTCTCGGTGCTGATCGCCTTCATCGTGATAGGCATCTTCCTGTTCCGTATCCGGGAGCGCTTCGACAGCGTCGACGTGGAGACGCTGGACCGTTTCCGAGGAGAGCGGCGATGA
- a CDS encoding glycerate kinase, with product MTDRRPLLRALYDAAVAAAHPDVVLAPHLRPVPRGRVICLAAGKGAGAMAAAAERHYLGELHLAPERLIGIATTRHGYGVPTRRIRVVEAGHPVPDEAGLKGAADTLALAGEAGPDDLLLVLLTGGGSANWIAPVEGVSFAQKQAVNKALLRSGAPIGEVNTVRKHLSRIKGGRLAREGRNAAEIVTLAISDVPHDEPSAIASGPTVPDPTTLADARAIVAKYGLEIDEAVRRALDDSGNESCKPGDAVFARAHFELIARPKQSLDAAVKLAKEAGYETIDLGADLEGEAREVAADHAKRALQARAAGKRVAILSGGELTVTVRGNGRGGPNQEYALALADILKDTTGIAALAGDTDGADGGAGNPTDPAGALIDAATFAKMKAQGLEPRAYLANNDASAFFEATGDLLLPGPTLTNVNDIRVILVD from the coding sequence ATGACCGACCGACGTCCTCTTCTCCGCGCACTCTATGACGCTGCCGTTGCCGCCGCCCATCCCGACGTGGTGCTGGCGCCGCACCTGCGGCCGGTGCCGAGGGGCCGCGTGATCTGCCTCGCTGCCGGCAAGGGCGCGGGCGCCATGGCCGCGGCTGCGGAGCGGCACTATCTCGGCGAACTCCATCTTGCTCCGGAGCGGCTGATCGGCATCGCCACCACCCGCCACGGTTACGGGGTGCCAACGCGCCGCATTCGTGTGGTCGAGGCCGGTCATCCCGTACCTGACGAGGCCGGCCTGAAGGGCGCGGCCGATACGCTCGCACTCGCAGGAGAGGCCGGGCCGGACGACCTCCTTCTGGTGCTGCTTACGGGCGGGGGCTCGGCGAACTGGATCGCGCCGGTCGAGGGGGTCAGCTTCGCGCAGAAGCAGGCGGTCAACAAAGCGCTGTTGCGCTCCGGCGCGCCGATCGGCGAGGTCAACACGGTGCGCAAGCATCTGTCGCGCATCAAGGGCGGCCGGCTGGCGCGCGAGGGGCGGAACGCGGCCGAGATCGTGACGCTCGCGATCTCCGACGTGCCGCATGACGAACCCTCCGCGATCGCCTCCGGCCCCACGGTGCCGGATCCGACCACGCTCGCGGATGCGCGTGCCATCGTGGCGAAGTACGGGCTCGAGATCGACGAGGCCGTGCGCCGCGCGCTCGACGATAGCGGCAATGAAAGCTGCAAGCCGGGTGATGCAGTCTTCGCGCGCGCGCATTTCGAATTGATCGCACGCCCGAAGCAATCGCTCGACGCCGCAGTGAAGCTCGCCAAGGAGGCGGGCTACGAGACGATCGATCTCGGTGCCGATCTCGAGGGCGAGGCGCGCGAGGTGGCGGCCGATCACGCCAAACGCGCGCTGCAGGCGCGCGCCGCCGGCAAGCGCGTCGCGATCCTCTCCGGCGGCGAGCTGACGGTGACCGTGCGCGGCAACGGGCGCGGTGGCCCGAACCAGGAATACGCGCTGGCGCTTGCGGATATCCTGAAGGACACGACCGGCATCGCGGCGCTGGCCGGCGACACCGACGGCGCCGATGGCGGCGCCGGCAATCCCACCGATCCGGCCGGCGCGCTGATCGATGCGGCGACGTTCGCGAAGATGAAGGCGCAGGGCCTCGAGCCGCGCGCCTATCTCGCCAACAACGACGCCTCCGCCTTCTTCGAGGCGACCGGCGACCTCTTGCTGCCGGGTCCGACGCTGACCAACGTGAATGATATCCGGGTGATCCTGGTGGATTGA
- a CDS encoding NADH-quinone oxidoreductase subunit C: MGLLDTIPYKTVVPAHRPWPRAVVAETGWRAAVNHLVGGRLTLLAFWAESATVHMALFDAASSEVAVVSYECASGAFPSVAIHHPPALRLERTIHDLFGLTPTGAGDLRPWLDHHAWGKSYPLAGRNASRDAVPYTFLPAEGEALHQVAVGPVHAGTIEPGHFRFTANGEHVVRLEQWLGYTHKGIESLMQGASLEAAAKLANRTSGDSAAAYAFAFARAAEAALDIEAPRRATLLRALMAELERLANHFGDIGAICNDASFALMHAQTGILRERCLRAADLAFGHRLMMDVIVPGGVTRDVASEGVSALRALLAEIEKVFPRLIELYDNTASLQDRTVTTGIVTMDYARQFGAGGYVGRASGRNFDARRSLAHAPYDELSFEVPVLEAGDVNARVWIRIREVEQSVGLIAQILDRLAAGEIRIALPSGHGDCEGIALAEGFRGDVLVWLRLGGDGRVERCHLRDASWFQWPLLETAIEGNIIADFPLCNKSFNCSYSGVDL; encoded by the coding sequence ATGGGTCTCCTCGACACGATCCCGTACAAGACCGTTGTGCCCGCCCACCGGCCATGGCCGCGCGCTGTCGTCGCTGAGACGGGTTGGCGGGCGGCTGTCAACCACCTCGTCGGGGGACGGCTCACGCTGCTGGCCTTCTGGGCCGAGTCGGCAACGGTGCATATGGCGCTGTTCGACGCAGCCTCGAGCGAGGTCGCGGTGGTCAGCTATGAATGTGCATCGGGTGCGTTTCCGAGCGTCGCCATCCACCATCCGCCCGCGCTGCGGCTGGAGCGCACGATCCATGACCTGTTCGGCCTGACGCCGACCGGCGCCGGCGACCTGCGGCCGTGGCTCGATCATCATGCCTGGGGCAAGTCCTATCCGCTCGCCGGCCGTAACGCCTCGCGTGACGCGGTCCCGTACACGTTTCTCCCGGCCGAGGGCGAGGCGCTGCACCAGGTCGCGGTCGGCCCGGTGCATGCCGGCACCATTGAGCCCGGCCATTTTCGCTTCACGGCCAACGGCGAGCACGTGGTGCGGCTGGAGCAATGGCTCGGCTACACCCATAAGGGCATCGAGTCGCTGATGCAGGGGGCGAGCCTCGAGGCCGCGGCAAAGCTCGCCAATCGTACGTCCGGCGACAGCGCCGCCGCCTATGCCTTCGCCTTTGCCCGCGCCGCGGAAGCTGCGCTCGACATCGAGGCGCCCCGGCGCGCAACGCTGCTGCGGGCGCTGATGGCGGAATTGGAACGGCTCGCCAATCATTTCGGCGACATCGGCGCCATCTGCAACGACGCCTCCTTCGCGCTGATGCATGCGCAGACCGGCATCCTGCGCGAGCGCTGCCTGCGTGCGGCGGATCTCGCGTTCGGCCATCGGTTGATGATGGACGTCATCGTCCCCGGCGGCGTCACGCGCGACGTCGCATCGGAGGGCGTCAGCGCGCTGCGGGCGCTTCTCGCCGAGATCGAGAAGGTGTTTCCGCGCCTGATCGAGCTCTACGACAATACCGCGTCCTTGCAGGATCGTACCGTCACCACGGGCATCGTCACGATGGACTATGCGCGGCAGTTCGGCGCCGGCGGTTACGTCGGCCGCGCCTCGGGCCGCAATTTCGATGCGCGACGCAGCCTCGCTCACGCACCTTACGACGAGCTGTCGTTCGAGGTCCCGGTGCTCGAGGCCGGCGACGTCAATGCGCGGGTCTGGATCCGTATTCGCGAGGTCGAGCAGAGCGTCGGGCTGATCGCACAGATCCTGGACCGCCTGGCGGCGGGCGAGATCAGGATCGCGCTGCCGAGCGGTCATGGCGACTGCGAGGGCATCGCGCTGGCCGAAGGCTTCCGCGGTGATGTGCTGGTCTGGCTGCGGCTCGGCGGTGACGGTCGCGTGGAGCGCTGTCATTTGCGCGATGCGTCGTGGTTCCAGTGGCCGCTGCTCGAGACCGCGATCGAGGGCAACATCATCGCCGATTTCCCGCTCTGCAATAAATCATTCAACTGCTCCTATTCGGGCGTGGACCTCTAG
- a CDS encoding hydrogenase 4 subunit F, with product MSIDALTAILLIPVLSAALLAALPGYMLTAKLNVVAALATFLTSLSLFVVEPTSGQYLLVDDLNKVFIVLTTFVGFTTSVFSASYIHHEIEVGRLTPAFMRFYHAMYQTLMFAMNLALVANNIGLMWVAVEVATLTTVLMVGIYRTHEALEAAWKYFILGSVGIALALFGTILVYMAARPVVGEGLDGMVWTVLVQHASAFDPALLNVAFVFLLLGYGTKVGLAPLHAWLPDAHAEGPTPISAVLSGLLLNVALYALLRFKMILAVNTAAIAPGPLMVTMGLISVIFASLMLYRRRDIKRMFAYSSIEHMGIIVFAFGMGGPLANFAGLLHMTMHSLTKSAIFFAVGHVAQVKGTQKISDISGLTVTNPVLGWGLMLGVVAIVGLPPLGIFMSEFLVVSSTFSHAPWLTVILVLGIIIALGGLLLRVGVVVFGEPKGPTAPAEASYVPMFTHLALVFMAGIYLPPALVNGFTNVARLLG from the coding sequence ATGAGCATCGATGCGCTCACGGCAATCCTGTTGATCCCGGTGCTGTCGGCGGCGCTGCTCGCCGCTCTGCCCGGCTACATGCTGACCGCGAAGCTGAACGTCGTGGCGGCGCTTGCGACCTTCCTCACCTCGTTGTCGCTGTTCGTGGTCGAACCGACCTCCGGCCAGTACCTTCTCGTCGACGACCTCAACAAGGTCTTCATCGTGCTGACCACCTTCGTTGGCTTCACCACCTCCGTGTTCAGCGCGAGCTATATCCACCACGAGATCGAGGTGGGGCGGCTGACGCCGGCGTTCATGCGCTTTTATCACGCGATGTACCAGACGCTGATGTTCGCGATGAACCTTGCGCTCGTCGCCAACAATATCGGCCTGATGTGGGTCGCGGTCGAGGTCGCCACGCTCACGACCGTGCTGATGGTCGGCATCTACCGGACCCATGAGGCGCTGGAGGCTGCCTGGAAATATTTCATCCTCGGCAGCGTCGGCATTGCGCTGGCGCTGTTCGGCACAATCCTGGTCTACATGGCCGCACGCCCGGTCGTGGGCGAGGGACTCGACGGCATGGTGTGGACGGTGCTGGTGCAGCACGCCAGCGCCTTCGATCCGGCGCTGCTGAACGTCGCCTTCGTCTTCCTGCTGCTCGGCTATGGCACCAAGGTGGGGCTCGCGCCTCTGCACGCCTGGCTGCCGGATGCGCATGCCGAGGGTCCGACGCCGATCTCGGCCGTGCTCTCGGGCCTTCTGCTGAACGTCGCGCTCTATGCGCTGTTGCGCTTCAAGATGATACTCGCGGTCAACACCGCGGCCATCGCGCCGGGTCCACTGATGGTGACGATGGGGCTGATCTCGGTGATCTTCGCCTCCCTGATGCTCTATCGCCGCCGCGACATCAAGCGCATGTTCGCTTACTCCTCGATCGAGCACATGGGCATCATCGTCTTTGCCTTCGGCATGGGCGGGCCGCTCGCGAATTTTGCTGGTCTGCTGCATATGACCATGCACTCGCTGACCAAGTCCGCGATCTTCTTCGCGGTCGGCCACGTCGCCCAGGTCAAGGGCACGCAGAAGATCTCCGACATCAGCGGGCTCACGGTGACCAATCCCGTGCTCGGCTGGGGACTGATGCTCGGCGTCGTCGCCATCGTCGGGCTGCCGCCGCTTGGCATCTTCATGAGCGAGTTCCTGGTCGTGAGCTCGACCTTCTCGCACGCGCCCTGGCTGACGGTGATCCTGGTGCTGGGCATCATCATTGCGCTTGGCGGGCTCCTGCTGCGCGTCGGCGTCGTCGTCTTCGGCGAGCCGAAGGGACCGACCGCGCCGGCGGAAGCCTCCTATGTGCCGATGTTCACACATCTCGCGCTGGTGTTCATGGCGGGGATCTATCTGCCGCCGGCGCTGGTGAACGGCTTTACCAACGTTGCAAGGTTGTTGGGGTAA
- a CDS encoding ABC transporter substrate-binding protein, whose protein sequence is MPAVTGKLAAASLALALIAASTSTASAQKKYDTGATDTEIKIGNIMPYSGPASAYGIIGRTEAAYFKKINDEGGVNGRKINYISYDDAYSPPKTVEQARKLVESDEVLFIFNSLGTPPNSAIHKYMNSKKVPQLFVATGATKWNDPQNFPWTMGWQPNYQSETQIYAKWLLKNKPDAKIAVLFQNDDYGKDYLKGLKDGLGSKASSMIVAEESYETSEPTIDNHIVKLKSTGADVFMNITTPKFAAQAIKKNSEIGWKPLHFLNNVSASVGSVMKPAGFENGQDIISADYLKDVSDPEWANDPGMKDFLAFMTKYFPEGDKLDKGTIVGYAVAQTLVQVLKQCGDNLTRENVIKQAASLKDFRTEALLPGIRINTGPNDFAPISQLRLEKFKGERWELFGDVISADVGG, encoded by the coding sequence ATGCCCGCTGTCACCGGCAAACTTGCGGCCGCGTCACTGGCGCTTGCGCTCATTGCGGCCTCGACCTCCACTGCATCGGCGCAGAAAAAATACGATACCGGCGCGACCGATACCGAGATCAAGATCGGCAACATCATGCCCTACAGCGGACCGGCTTCCGCCTACGGCATCATCGGCCGCACCGAGGCCGCCTATTTCAAGAAGATCAACGATGAAGGCGGCGTCAACGGCCGCAAGATCAACTACATCAGCTATGACGATGCCTATTCGCCGCCGAAGACCGTGGAGCAGGCGCGCAAGCTGGTCGAGAGCGACGAGGTGCTGTTCATCTTCAACTCACTCGGCACGCCGCCGAACTCGGCGATCCATAAATACATGAACTCGAAGAAGGTGCCGCAGCTCTTCGTCGCGACAGGCGCCACCAAGTGGAACGATCCGCAGAACTTCCCCTGGACGATGGGTTGGCAGCCCAACTATCAGAGCGAGACGCAGATCTACGCGAAGTGGCTCCTGAAGAACAAGCCGGACGCCAAGATCGCCGTGCTCTTCCAGAACGACGATTACGGCAAGGACTATCTGAAGGGCCTGAAGGACGGCCTCGGCTCCAAGGCGTCGTCGATGATCGTCGCGGAGGAGAGCTACGAGACGTCCGAGCCGACGATCGACAATCACATCGTCAAGCTGAAATCGACCGGCGCCGACGTCTTCATGAACATCACGACGCCGAAATTCGCAGCCCAAGCGATCAAGAAGAACTCCGAGATCGGCTGGAAGCCGCTGCACTTCCTCAACAACGTCTCGGCCTCCGTCGGCAGCGTGATGAAGCCGGCCGGCTTCGAGAACGGCCAGGACATCATTTCCGCCGACTATCTGAAGGACGTCTCGGATCCGGAGTGGGCCAATGATCCCGGCATGAAGGACTTCCTGGCGTTCATGACCAAGTACTTCCCCGAGGGCGACAAGCTCGACAAGGGCACGATCGTCGGCTACGCCGTGGCGCAGACGCTGGTCCAGGTGCTGAAGCAGTGCGGTGACAATCTCACGCGCGAGAACGTCATCAAGCAGGCGGCGAGCCTGAAGGACTTCCGCACCGAGGCGCTGCTGCCCGGTATCCGGATCAATACCGGACCGAACGACTTTGCGCCGATCAGCCAGCTCCGGCTCGAGAAGTTCAAGGGCGAGCGGTGGGAGCTGTTCGGCGACGTGATCAGCGCCGACGTGGGCGGCTAG